From a region of the Panicum virgatum strain AP13 chromosome 2K, P.virgatum_v5, whole genome shotgun sequence genome:
- the LOC120670977 gene encoding 28 kDa ribonucleoprotein, chloroplastic-like yields the protein MASSVAAVLRALAASTSASLAKPSATPSPFLVLLAPTPPRRPLGLRSARRLPLARLAASDSFESSVGVDYAEPAPAESEREGEEEEEEAFASGDEEEDAAAEASASAEEAADEEEVGEYVEPPEEAKVYVGNLPYDVDSERLAQLFEQAGVVEVSEVIYNRETDRSRGFGFVTMSTVEEAEKAVEMFHRYDVNGRLLTVNKAAPRGSRVERPPRQFGGPSFRIYVGNLPWQVDDSRLVQLFSEHGKVVDARVVYDRESGRSRGFGFVTMATQEELDDAIAALDGQSLDGRALRVNVAEERPRRGF from the exons ATGGCCTCCTCCGTCGCGGCGGTTCTCCGCGCCCTCGCAGCCAGCACCTCCGCCTCCCTCGCGAAGCCCAGCGCCACCCCGTCCCccttcctcgtcctcctcgccccgaccccgccccgccgcccgctcggcctccgctccgcccgccgcctgcCGCTCGCCCGGCTCGCCGCCTCCGACTCCTTCGAGTCCTCCGTCGGCGTCGACTACGCGGAGCCGGCCCCCGCCGAGTCCGagcgggagggggaggaggaggaggaggaggcgttcGCGTCgggggatgaggaggaggacgctGCCGCCGAGGCGTCCGCCTCCGCCGAGGAGGccgcggacgaggaggaggtcggGGAGTACGTCGAGCCGCCCGAGGAGGCCAAGGTCTACGTCGGCAACCTGCCCTACGACGTCGACAGCGAGCGCCTCGCGCAGCTCTTCGAGCAGGCTGGTGTCGTCGAGGTCTCAGAG GTCATTTACAACAGAGAAACAGATCGGAGCCGTGGATTTGGGTTTGTCACTATGAGTACTGTCGAGGAGGCTGAGAAGGCTGTGGAGATGTTCCATCGCTAT GATGTCAATGGAAGGCTTCTTACTGTAAATAAAGCAGCTCCTAGAGGTTCTCGTGTGGAAAGACCTCCCAGACAATTTGGCGGTCCTTCCTTCAGGATTTATGTGGGCAACCTGCCATGGCAAGTGGATGACTCTAGATTGGTGCAGTTGTTCAGCGAGCATGGTAAAGTGGTTGATGCCAGAGTTGTCTATGACCGAGAATCTGGGCGTTCGCGGGGATTTGGTTTTGTAACTATGGCAACACAGGAGGAATTGGATGATGCTATTGCTGCCCTTGATGGACAG AGTTTGGATGGCCGTGCCCTGCGGGTGAATGTTGCGGAGGAGCGACCGCGGCGAGGTTTCTAG
- the LOC120670999 gene encoding serine/threonine-protein kinase AFC1-like isoform X3: MSCRSLQEMMQQANIMHRLQLIHTDLKPENILLVSSDYVKLPDPKDGSFSRKLPKSSAIKLIDFGSTAYHHQDRSYIVSTRHYRAPEVILGHGWSYPCDIWSIGCILIELCSGETLFQTHENLEHLAMMERVLGPLPQHMLERADQHAEKYIRRGRLNWPEGATTRESIRAVLKLPRLQNLVMQHVDHSAGDLIDLLKRLLAYEPSARLTAEEALSHGFFTRHGNRRSL; encoded by the exons ATGTCCTGCAGAAGCTTGCAAGAAATGATGCAGCAGGCAAACA TTATGCATCGCTTGCAGCTAATTCATACTGATCTGAAACCAGAGAACATTCTCCTTGTTTCTTCGGATTATGTCAAGTTACCTGATCCCAAG GATGGATCATTCTCAAGGAAACTGCCAAAATCAAGTGCCATCAAGTTGATTGACTTTGGAAGCACGGCATACCATCACCAGGATCGCAGCTATATTGTATCTACTAGACACTATCGAGCACCTGAAGTTATTTTGG GACATGGATGGAGCTACCCATGTGATATCTGGAGTATTGGTTGTATACTCATTGAGCTTTGCTCG GGTGAGACGCTGTTCCAGACCCATGAGAACTTGGAACATCTCGCAATGATGGAGAGAGTTCTAGGTCCTCTTCCGCAGCACATGCTGGAAAGAGCCGA CCAACATGCAGAAAAGTACATCAGAAGGGGAAGATTGAACTGGCCAGAAGGAGCAACAACAAGGGAGAGCATTAGAGCTGTTCTCAAATTGCCTCGCCTGCAG AACCTGGTGATGCAGCATGTGGATCACTCTGCTGGGGATCTCATTGACCTGCTGAAGCGCCTTCTAGCATATGAGCCCTCAGCCAGGTTGACTGCTGAAGAAGCGTTGAGTCATGGCTTCTTCACAAGACATGGCAATAGGCGGTCGCTATGA
- the LOC120670968 gene encoding uncharacterized abhydrolase domain-containing protein DDB_G0269086-like, which produces MADDDDDAAALSDVDEDPLPSPSPAPARKTLPQAQPQPDAQAQQQQQRLLDLAAELEEERRLRRAAEGSLADTENRFARLKAFAQDALRKRDELTAEAAASARSVAALQAEAAASERSLAAVQAEAAASARSLAALQAEAATASSMLSSGFERISAKASPSSAPAPLPTSQKYSAGLPALAYGVLKRANDIVDDLLAQIDAANRDRDRAREQMEHRNYQIAIEVSELEASLASRSAECESLSKSLSQQQAEISDLRDKIGSLEGKLDAQRPVLAEQIGCASKLYDEIREVVKLVDADAASTLSDSVFVWKETDVEESLKVSLEGTKLAYELAAMALEKVGAFIDDKESKLRGLEDRVDELIKEKEHIGVLLRSALQATTSEVLKVAEDGLREAGIEIGLDERKEHRPGSVEKDEVYTLAGALENTMKESQVKIVELEHLVEALRAESGLLRTRLEGQEKEIVQLRKQIKHLEEKERVANESVEGLMMDVTAAEEEIKRWKMAAEEEAEAGRSIEQEFQIQISSLRKELDEAKQAMVELENKLKFKEETATAAMAARDAAEKSLKLADLRSSRLRERLEELNRQLEESDNRTDSVNRNGHRYMCWPWQWLGLNYVRLPPAETDQTSNEMELSEPLII; this is translated from the exons atggccgacgacgacgacgacgccgccgccctctccgacGTCGACGAGGACCCCCTTCCGTCTCCCTCTCCCGCCCCCGCCCGCAAAACCCTACCGCAAGCCCAGCCCCAGCCCGACGCccaggcgcagcagcagcagcagcggctgctGGACCTggccgcggagctcgaggaggagcgccgcctccgccgcgccgccgagggcTCCCTCGCGGACACCGAGAACCGCTTCGCCCGCCTCAAGGCCTTCGCGCAGGACGCGCTCCGCAAGCGCGACGAGCtcaccgccgaggccgccgcctccgcgcgctccgtcgccgcgctccaggccgaggccgccgcctccgagcgctccctcgccgcggtccaggccgaggccgccgcctccgcccgctccctcgccgcgctccaggcggaggccgccaccgcctcctccatgCTCTCCTCCGGCTTCGAGAGGATCTCCGCCAAGGCCTCCCCTTCCTCGGCCCCCGCACCGCTCCCGACCTCCCAGAAGTACTCCGCCGGCCTCCCCGCCCTAGCGTACGGCGTCCTCAAGCGCGCCAACGACATCGTCGACGACCTCCTCGCCCAGATCGACGCCGCCAaccgcgaccgcgaccgcgCGCGGGAGCAGATGGAACACCGCAACTACCAGATCGCCATCGAGGTCTCCGAGCTCGAGGCATCGCTCGCGTCCAGGTCCGCCGAGTGCGAATCCCTCTCCAAGTCCCTCTCGCAGCAGCAAGCCGAGATCTCCGATCTCCGTGACAAAATTGGCTCTCTCGAGGGGAAGCTCGACGCGCAGAGGCCCGTGCTCGCGGAGCAGATCGGCTGCGCCTCCAAGCTGTACGATGAAATCCGGGAGGTGGTCAAGCTGGTTGATGCCGATGCTGCCAGCACGTTGTCAGACTCGGTTTTTGTGTGGAAGGAGACAGACGTTGAGGAGAGCCTCAAGGTGTCCCTGGAAGGGACGAAATTGGCCTATGAGCTTGCGGCAATGGCCTTGGAGAAGGTTGGGGCATTCATTGATGACAAGGAGAGCAAGCTGAGGGGTTTGGAGGACAGGGTGGATGAACTGATTAAAGAGAAGGAGCACATTGGCGTGCTGCTCCGGAGTGCACTACAGGCAACTACGAGCGAAGTGTTAAAGGTTGCAGAAGATGGGTTGAGGGAGGCCGGCATTGAGATTGGACTCGACGAGCGAAAGGAGCACAGGCCAGGGAGTGTGGAGAAGGACGAGGTCTATACCCTG GCAGGGGCACTAGAGAATACCATGAAGGAGTCCCAAGTTAAGATCGTTGAGCTTGAACATCTTGTCGAAGCACTAAG GGCGGAGTCTGGCCTACTTAGAACAAGGCTGGAAGGGCAAGAAAAAGAGATTGTCCAGCTAAGAAAGCAAATAAAGCACcttgaggagaaggaaagggtGGCAAATGAAAGT GTTGAGGGCCTGATGATGGACGTGACAGCTGCTGAAGAGGAGATTAAAAGATGGAAGATggcagcagaggaggaagcTGAAGCTGGTAGATCTATTGAGCAAGAGTTCCAAATTCAG ATCTCTTCTCTTAGGAAGGAACTAGATGAAGCAAAGCAAGCTATGGTGGAGCTTGAAAACAAGCTGAAGTTCAAGGAAGAGACAGCAACCGCAGCGATGGCAGCACGTGATGCTGCAGAGAAGTCACTAAAGCTAGCGGATCTGCGATCGTCCAGGCTGCGGGAGAGGCTGGAGGAGCTTAACAGGCAGCTAGAGGAATCAGATAATAGAACTGACTCGGTCAATCGCAATGGCCATCGGTACATGTGCTGGCCATGGCAATGGTTAGGACTGAACTATGTGCGGTTACCTCCTGCAGAGACAGATCAGACATCCAATGAGATGGAGCTATCTGAACCCCTAATAATATAG
- the LOC120670999 gene encoding serine/threonine-protein kinase AFC1-like isoform X4 produces the protein MHRLQLIHTDLKPENILLVSSDYVKLPDPKDGSFSRKLPKSSAIKLIDFGSTAYHHQDRSYIVSTRHYRAPEVILGHGWSYPCDIWSIGCILIELCSGETLFQTHENLEHLAMMERVLGPLPQHMLERADQHAEKYIRRGRLNWPEGATTRESIRAVLKLPRLQNLVMQHVDHSAGDLIDLLKRLLAYEPSARLTAEEALSHGFFTRHGNRRSL, from the exons ATGCATCGCTTGCAGCTAATTCATACTGATCTGAAACCAGAGAACATTCTCCTTGTTTCTTCGGATTATGTCAAGTTACCTGATCCCAAG GATGGATCATTCTCAAGGAAACTGCCAAAATCAAGTGCCATCAAGTTGATTGACTTTGGAAGCACGGCATACCATCACCAGGATCGCAGCTATATTGTATCTACTAGACACTATCGAGCACCTGAAGTTATTTTGG GACATGGATGGAGCTACCCATGTGATATCTGGAGTATTGGTTGTATACTCATTGAGCTTTGCTCG GGTGAGACGCTGTTCCAGACCCATGAGAACTTGGAACATCTCGCAATGATGGAGAGAGTTCTAGGTCCTCTTCCGCAGCACATGCTGGAAAGAGCCGA CCAACATGCAGAAAAGTACATCAGAAGGGGAAGATTGAACTGGCCAGAAGGAGCAACAACAAGGGAGAGCATTAGAGCTGTTCTCAAATTGCCTCGCCTGCAG AACCTGGTGATGCAGCATGTGGATCACTCTGCTGGGGATCTCATTGACCTGCTGAAGCGCCTTCTAGCATATGAGCCCTCAGCCAGGTTGACTGCTGAAGAAGCGTTGAGTCATGGCTTCTTCACAAGACATGGCAATAGGCGGTCGCTATGA
- the LOC120670986 gene encoding E3 ubiquitin-protein ligase RGLG1-like isoform X2 — MLVRLPKLACLLLPADFAGNAHFLLDFESCRAFTCSRSPEMIFSTLVLLFCFTWSIRLKTAAAAGHGSARTDQNYGTLDQVKEKLQQVGLESSNLIIGVDFTKSNEWTGKHCFDGRSLHHLGDAPNPYEQAIGIIGRTLSAYDEDNRIPCFGFGDTTTHDRNVFNFYRDGRACNGVSEALQRYREIAPHVRLSGPTSLAPIIETATRIVEASRHQYHILLIIADGQVPTRAGAHSASYPTEARSMNYLEERTLQALIRASNFPLSIVLVGVGDVPWDDRIHCHDMTITGVCSIISR; from the exons ATGCTAGTGCGactgcccaagcttgcttgcttgcttctccCGGCCGATTTCGCTGGCAATGCCCATTTCTTGCTTGATTTTGAGAGCTGTAGAGCCTTTACTTGTAGCCGGAGCCCGGAgatgatcttctccactttagTTCTACTGTTCTGCTTCACCTGGTCCATTCGTCTCAagacagccgccgccgccggccatggatcAGCAAGAACAGACCAGAACTACGGCACCCTGGATCAG GTGAAGGAGAAGCTCCAACAGGTCGGGCTCGAGTCATCTAACCTTATAATCGGGGTGGATTTCACCAAGAGCAACGAATGGACAG GGAAGCATTGTTTCGACGGGAGAAGCCTGCATCACCTCGGCGACGCTCCGAACCCTTACGAGCAGGCGATCGGCATCATCGGGAGAACGCTGTCAGCGTACGACGAAGACAACAGGATCCCATGCTTCGGCTTCGGGGACA CAACGACGCACGACCGGAACGTCTTCAACTTCTACAGAGATGGCCGGGCGTGCAACGGCGTTTCAGAAGCACTGCAGCGATACAGAGAGATCGCCCCTCACGTTCGGCTCTCTG GGCCGACATCTCTAGCTCCTATCATAGAAACGGCAACGAGAATTGTTGAAGCTTCTAGGCACCAGTACCACATCCTACTGATCATAGCTGATGGCCAG GTTCCGACACGTGCTGGTGCTCATTCAGCAAGCTACCCGACTGAGGCAAGATCCATGAACTACCTTGAAGAAAGGACTCTTCAGGCTCTCATACGTGCTAG TAATTTCCCTCTGTCTATTGTCCTCGTCGGAGTTGGTGATGTGCCATGGGATGATCGCATCCACTGCCACGATATGACGATAACCGGCGTTTGTTCGATAATTTCCAG ATAA
- the LOC120670986 gene encoding E3 ubiquitin-protein ligase RGLG1-like isoform X1, giving the protein MLVRLPKLACLLLPADFAGNAHFLLDFESCRAFTCSRSPEMIFSTLVLLFCFTWSIRLKTAAAAGHGSARTDQNYGTLDQVKEKLQQVGLESSNLIIGVDFTKSNEWTGKHCFDGRSLHHLGDAPNPYEQAIGIIGRTLSAYDEDNRIPCFGFGDTTTHDRNVFNFYRDGRACNGVSEALQRYREIAPHVRLSGPTSLAPIIETATRIVEASRHQYHILLIIADGQVPTRAGAHSASYPTEARSMNYLEERTLQALIRASNFPLSIVLVGVGDVPWDDRIHCHDMTITGVCSIISSLWISPR; this is encoded by the exons ATGCTAGTGCGactgcccaagcttgcttgcttgcttctccCGGCCGATTTCGCTGGCAATGCCCATTTCTTGCTTGATTTTGAGAGCTGTAGAGCCTTTACTTGTAGCCGGAGCCCGGAgatgatcttctccactttagTTCTACTGTTCTGCTTCACCTGGTCCATTCGTCTCAagacagccgccgccgccggccatggatcAGCAAGAACAGACCAGAACTACGGCACCCTGGATCAG GTGAAGGAGAAGCTCCAACAGGTCGGGCTCGAGTCATCTAACCTTATAATCGGGGTGGATTTCACCAAGAGCAACGAATGGACAG GGAAGCATTGTTTCGACGGGAGAAGCCTGCATCACCTCGGCGACGCTCCGAACCCTTACGAGCAGGCGATCGGCATCATCGGGAGAACGCTGTCAGCGTACGACGAAGACAACAGGATCCCATGCTTCGGCTTCGGGGACA CAACGACGCACGACCGGAACGTCTTCAACTTCTACAGAGATGGCCGGGCGTGCAACGGCGTTTCAGAAGCACTGCAGCGATACAGAGAGATCGCCCCTCACGTTCGGCTCTCTG GGCCGACATCTCTAGCTCCTATCATAGAAACGGCAACGAGAATTGTTGAAGCTTCTAGGCACCAGTACCACATCCTACTGATCATAGCTGATGGCCAG GTTCCGACACGTGCTGGTGCTCATTCAGCAAGCTACCCGACTGAGGCAAGATCCATGAACTACCTTGAAGAAAGGACTCTTCAGGCTCTCATACGTGCTAG TAATTTCCCTCTGTCTATTGTCCTCGTCGGAGTTGGTGATGTGCCATGGGATGATCGCATCCACTGCCACGATATGACGATAACCGGCGTTTGTTCGATAATTTCCAG TTTGTGGATTTCACCTAGATAA
- the LOC120670957 gene encoding tyrosine-protein phosphatase non-receptor type 23-like encodes MAAAAAPLRRLLLRIRDPPPLPFNALLSRLPPHLQQGPTPTPTPAPPPLPASTPARTPPASLRDTLLSFHPGLQIHPCLDPIGDAPAVEEGRGEAAEVWADSVKKKRKRKMNKHKLRKLRKRLRRQT; translated from the coding sequence atggccgccgccgccgcgccgctccgccggctGCTCCTCCGCATCCgcgacccgccgccgctccccttcAACGCGCTCCTCTCCCGCCTCCCGCCGCACCTCCAGCAGGGCCCCACCCCGACCCCGaccccggcgccgcctccgctcccGGCCTCGACGCCGGCCCGGACGCCGCCCGCGAGCCTCCGCGACACCCTCCTCTCCTTCCACCCGGGGCTCCAGATACACCCGTGCCTAGATCCGATCGGGGACGCCCCCGCCGTGGAGGAGGGCCGTggagaggcggcggaggtgTGGGCGGACAGCGTGAAGAAGAAGCGCAAGCGCAAGATGAACAAGCACAAACTCCGCAAGCTTCGGAAGCGACTCCGCCGCCAGACATGA
- the LOC120670999 gene encoding serine/threonine-protein kinase AFC2-like isoform X2 has translation MRCRRGQSGHRPPPQARKAWLGRGSGCRDKIYKKIGEGTFGQVLECWDRERKEMVAIKIVRSVKKYSDAAMIEIDVLQKLARNDAAGKHCVQIRNWFDYRSHICIVCEKLGPSLYDFLRKTGYRPFPIDLVRQIGEQLLESVAFMHRLQLIHTDLKPENILLVSSDYVKLPDPKDGSFSRKLPKSSAIKLIDFGSTAYHHQDRSYIVSTRHYRAPEVILGHGWSYPCDIWSIGCILIELCSGETLFQTHENLEHLAMMERVLGPLPQHMLERADQHAEKYIRRGRLNWPEGATTRESIRAVLKLPRLQNLVMQHVDHSAGDLIDLLKRLLAYEPSARLTAEEALSHGFFTRHGNRRSL, from the exons ATGCGCTGCCGCCGCGGTCAATCTGGCCACCGGCCGCCCCCGCAAGCGCGCAAGGCTTGGCTGGGACGTGGCTCCGGCTGCCGAG ACAAGATATACAAAAAAATAGGTGAAG GTACTTTTGGTCAGGTACTAGAGTGTTGGGACCGAGAAAGAAAAGAGATGGTGGCTATTAAAATTGTTCGTTCTGTAAAGAAGTACAGCGATGCAGCAATGATAGAGATTGATGTCCTGCAGAAGCTTGCAAGAAATGATGCAGCAGGCAAACA TTGTGTCCAAATACGGAACTGGTTTGACTATCGTAGCCATATTTGTATT GTCTGCGAGAAGCTTGGCCCAAGCCTATACGATTTTCTACGGAAAACTGGCTATCGCCCATTCCCAATCGATCTAGTACGCCAGATTGGAGAGCAACTTTTGGAATCTGTTGCAT TTATGCATCGCTTGCAGCTAATTCATACTGATCTGAAACCAGAGAACATTCTCCTTGTTTCTTCGGATTATGTCAAGTTACCTGATCCCAAG GATGGATCATTCTCAAGGAAACTGCCAAAATCAAGTGCCATCAAGTTGATTGACTTTGGAAGCACGGCATACCATCACCAGGATCGCAGCTATATTGTATCTACTAGACACTATCGAGCACCTGAAGTTATTTTGG GACATGGATGGAGCTACCCATGTGATATCTGGAGTATTGGTTGTATACTCATTGAGCTTTGCTCG GGTGAGACGCTGTTCCAGACCCATGAGAACTTGGAACATCTCGCAATGATGGAGAGAGTTCTAGGTCCTCTTCCGCAGCACATGCTGGAAAGAGCCGA CCAACATGCAGAAAAGTACATCAGAAGGGGAAGATTGAACTGGCCAGAAGGAGCAACAACAAGGGAGAGCATTAGAGCTGTTCTCAAATTGCCTCGCCTGCAG AACCTGGTGATGCAGCATGTGGATCACTCTGCTGGGGATCTCATTGACCTGCTGAAGCGCCTTCTAGCATATGAGCCCTCAGCCAGGTTGACTGCTGAAGAAGCGTTGAGTCATGGCTTCTTCACAAGACATGGCAATAGGCGGTCGCTATGA
- the LOC120670999 gene encoding serine/threonine-protein kinase AFC2-like isoform X1, whose product MATKCAAAAVNLATGRPRKRARLGWDVAPAAEAQIGTFCGQEVGDVARLLLSANPSDHTCSSLLPKGVARNASPPWREDDKDGHYIFAVGENLTSRYKIYKKIGEGTFGQVLECWDRERKEMVAIKIVRSVKKYSDAAMIEIDVLQKLARNDAAGKHCVQIRNWFDYRSHICIVCEKLGPSLYDFLRKTGYRPFPIDLVRQIGEQLLESVAFMHRLQLIHTDLKPENILLVSSDYVKLPDPKDGSFSRKLPKSSAIKLIDFGSTAYHHQDRSYIVSTRHYRAPEVILGHGWSYPCDIWSIGCILIELCSGETLFQTHENLEHLAMMERVLGPLPQHMLERADQHAEKYIRRGRLNWPEGATTRESIRAVLKLPRLQNLVMQHVDHSAGDLIDLLKRLLAYEPSARLTAEEALSHGFFTRHGNRRSL is encoded by the exons ATGGCGACGAAATGCGCTGCCGCCGCGGTCAATCTGGCCACCGGCCGCCCCCGCAAGCGCGCAAGGCTTGGCTGGGACGTGGCTCCGGCTGCCGAG GCTCAGATAGGAACATTTTGTGGGCAAGAAGTTGGTGATGTGGCCAGACTGCTATTGTCAGCAAATCCTTCCGACCATACTTGTTCGTCTCTGCTCCCGAAGGGTGTGGCTCGAAATGCTTCCCCTCCTTGGAGAGAAGACGATAAAGATGGCCATTACATATTTGCTGTTGGAGAGAATTTGACCTCTCGCT ACAAGATATACAAAAAAATAGGTGAAG GTACTTTTGGTCAGGTACTAGAGTGTTGGGACCGAGAAAGAAAAGAGATGGTGGCTATTAAAATTGTTCGTTCTGTAAAGAAGTACAGCGATGCAGCAATGATAGAGATTGATGTCCTGCAGAAGCTTGCAAGAAATGATGCAGCAGGCAAACA TTGTGTCCAAATACGGAACTGGTTTGACTATCGTAGCCATATTTGTATT GTCTGCGAGAAGCTTGGCCCAAGCCTATACGATTTTCTACGGAAAACTGGCTATCGCCCATTCCCAATCGATCTAGTACGCCAGATTGGAGAGCAACTTTTGGAATCTGTTGCAT TTATGCATCGCTTGCAGCTAATTCATACTGATCTGAAACCAGAGAACATTCTCCTTGTTTCTTCGGATTATGTCAAGTTACCTGATCCCAAG GATGGATCATTCTCAAGGAAACTGCCAAAATCAAGTGCCATCAAGTTGATTGACTTTGGAAGCACGGCATACCATCACCAGGATCGCAGCTATATTGTATCTACTAGACACTATCGAGCACCTGAAGTTATTTTGG GACATGGATGGAGCTACCCATGTGATATCTGGAGTATTGGTTGTATACTCATTGAGCTTTGCTCG GGTGAGACGCTGTTCCAGACCCATGAGAACTTGGAACATCTCGCAATGATGGAGAGAGTTCTAGGTCCTCTTCCGCAGCACATGCTGGAAAGAGCCGA CCAACATGCAGAAAAGTACATCAGAAGGGGAAGATTGAACTGGCCAGAAGGAGCAACAACAAGGGAGAGCATTAGAGCTGTTCTCAAATTGCCTCGCCTGCAG AACCTGGTGATGCAGCATGTGGATCACTCTGCTGGGGATCTCATTGACCTGCTGAAGCGCCTTCTAGCATATGAGCCCTCAGCCAGGTTGACTGCTGAAGAAGCGTTGAGTCATGGCTTCTTCACAAGACATGGCAATAGGCGGTCGCTATGA
- the LOC120671022 gene encoding manganese-dependent ADP-ribose/CDP-alcohol diphosphatase, translated as MAVANGVVGASAKEPVLSFGVIADVQYADIPDGRSFLGVPRYYRHSISVLQRAVSRWNEHGNTKFSINFGDIIDGYCPKDKSLWAVQKVLDEFDKFDGPTYHMFGNHCLYNLPRSKLVSLLKMPTNSDRAYYDFSPCPELRIVVLDAYDFSCLGWPDDHPVTAAATKLLDETNPNTDKNSPDGLVGVARRFVKFNGAVGKEQLSWLNDVLQDASALHQNVIICSHLPMDPGASSPAALMWNYDEVMDIVRRYSCVKACFAGHDHKGGHSVDSHGVHHRTLEAALECPPGTSAFGHVEVYPDRLLLVGSDRMADTEIPF; from the coding sequence ATGGCTGTGGCAAATGGAGTGGTTGGTGCTTCTGCAAAGGAACCCGTGCTTTCGTTTGGTGTAATTGCTGATGTGCAATATGCTGATATCCCAGATGGCCGCTCGTTCCTTGGCGTCCCGCGCTACTACCGCCACAGCATCAgtgtcctccaaagggctgtcAGTAGATGGAACGAACATGGCAACACTAAGTTCTCGATCAACTTTGGCGACATCATCGATGGCTACTGCCCAAAGGACAAATCGTTGTGGGCAGTGCAGAAGGTCCTTGATGAATTTGACAAGTTTGACGGGCCGACCTACCACATGTTTGGCAACCATTGCCTGTACAACCTTCCTCGCAGCAAGCTGGTGTCTTTGCTGAAGATGCCAACCAACTCAGATCGTGCTTATTATGACTTCTCGCCATGTCCCGAGCTCAGAATTGTTGTTCTGGATGCTTATGACTTCAGTTGTCTTGGCTGGCCTGATGACCATCCTGTGACTGCAGCAGCAACGAAGCTCCTGGATGAAACGAACCCAAACACTGACAAGAACAGCCCTGATGGTTTGGTTGGCGTCGCCAGGCGGTTTGTGAAGTTCAATGGTGCAGTTGGCAAGGAGCAGCTGTCCTGGCTCAATGATGTCCTCCAGGACGCATCGGCACTCCATCAAAATGTCATTATATGCAGCCATCTCCCAATGGATCCCGGCGCATCTTCCCCAGCAGCTCTCATGTGGAACTACGATGAGGTGATGGATATTGTTCGCCGGTACAGCTGTGTCAAGGCCTGCTTTGCGGGGCATGACCACAAGGGTGGCCACTCTGTGGACTCGCACGGTGTGCATCACCGCACTCTCGAGGCTGCATTGGAGTGTCCTCCAGGCACCAGCGCATTCGGGCATGTTGAAGTCTATCCTGACAGGCTGCTGCTTGTTGGTTCTGACAGAATGGCGGATACTGAAATCCCTTTTTGA